The genomic interval CGCCTGGGCGAGGTGAAGGAGCGCGTCGGTCCCGAACAGGGCTTCATCATCGAAGCCTTCGTCGAGGTTCCACAGGTAGACGATCCGTTCCAAGTCGGCGTTGCCGATGAACGTTTCGAAAAGTTGCCGCCAGTCTCCGGGCGTTTCCGGTCGGATCGTGAAGCCGTCGACCTCCGACGAGCTGAAAGCAGCTCCGCGGCGAACAGTCTGGCAACGAGCGCCGGCCGCGCCCAGCCGGTCGGCCAATGATTTTCCGAAACCGCCCTCGTCCGCAAAGATGAGCCAGGATTTTTCCGCCGGAACCTGAGCGATGGACTCGGTTACGGCCGGAGCGTCGCCAGGCTTGCGTCCAAGAATTCCAATCTGGCCTTCGCCGTAGCGGCCCATCAGTCCGGGGAGCGAAGCGGTTTCGCTGAAGCCAGCCTCACGGAGAAGAGTCTCCCACTGCGAACGCCCGAGCAGCGGATGGACGCTGCGCAAATCGCGATCGGTGAACCGCCACCATCCGCTCGTCAGGCCGAAGACCGCTTCCGTCCAGAGCTGCGGCGTGGCCACGTCCATGAAGAAGAGCGAACCGCCGGGCGCTAGCAGATCGTAAAGGTTGCGCAGAGCGGCGCGCACATCGGCCGCGGCGTGCAGCACGTTCGTTCCGACCACGAAGTCGAATGAGCCGGGCTCAAAGCCCTGTTCGGCAGCAGGTTTTTCGAGGTCGAAAACCTTCGTCTCAACCTCGGGGAAGGCGGTAAGTTTTTGCAGCGCTGCCGGGAAGAAACCGGCCGAGACATCGGTGAAGGTGTAAGAGTGGAGACCGCGTTCGAGCGAAGGCAGAAGTTGGGCGGCCAGGCCGCCGGTCCCCGCGCCGACTTCCAGAATTCGCAACCCTCGGCCTTCGGGCAGCGCGCGCGCCCCTTCCTGCACTCCCGCGGCGATGGCCGCGAGCCAGTGACTCGTAAGCAGCCCGTCACCGTAAAACTGTTCGAGATGTTCTGCGCCCGCGCCGGCAAAGAGAACCTGGATCGCATCCTTTTCGCCGCGCAAGATTAAACCCAGCTCGGCGCAGGTCGCGGCGATCAGCAGAACTTCGGGCAAATGACCGGGATTCCGCTGGATGAAACCACGCTGCATTGCCGATGCGGAATCGGCCGCCTTTCCGAATGCCGCGGTCGGGCGATAGCCGCTTTCAGCTCGCTCCAGAAGGCCGCGCTCTTCCAGTTTCAAGATCAGCTGTTCGAACACCGGGCGCATTTGCTCGGCGACGCGCAAAGTGCCGGCGGTAATATCTACTCCTGGTTCCGCGCCCATCTCGCGGAGCCCGGCGCAAAGCAGGAGCGCGGCCAGATCATCCTGGGCAGCAATCACCCCGATCAACCGGTCACGTCCACGGACCGCAATCACGTCGTCCAGAGCTGCTTGCGCCACGTCCCGCAGGCGGCGCAGCGGCACAGGCTCCAAGGCGGCCGGTTTCGATGCCGCCGGTGTCCGCTCCCAATCTATATGGTACAGAACGTCGCGGGTGCCGCCCAAGGTATCGCGCCGCACGCCAGCCACGCTGATCGCGCGGAATCCGTCGATAAGGACGCACGGTTTTCCGGCGTCATCGTAGAGTCCGATCCGTCCTTCAACGAACTCAGAGTTACATTCGAGCACGCTGGCCCGGACTCGGGTGGATGCTCCGGGCGAGTGCAGGAAAAGAATGCGACCGAACCGCACCGGCAGCTTGAGCTGCGATCCGCGCGCCTCGACCGTCGCGCGCCCCGCCGAAAATACGTGCAAGGCGCCATCGAGCAGGACCGGGTGCAGCGGATATTCGCCCGCCCGTGAGGAACTCGCTTCCGAAAGCGTCACCCGCCCCGCCGAAATTCCCTGGGCCGCCGAGAGCTCGCGCACGGAACGAAACTCGTCGCCGTAACGCAGGCCGAGATCGTTCATATAACGATAGAACGCGTCGATATCGACCGGCTTCAGATTGTCGGCCGCGCGATTGCTTTCCGTCTCAAAAGTCGAAGTGGCAAAGCCGGATTCCGTGCGCTCTCCGCGCATTGAGCCCACCACATGCAACGACCAGGACGCGCCTTGATCGAAGCGGCTCTGAATCGTGAAAGTGCGATCGGCCGGCTCATACGAAATCTCGAGCTGAACCCCGGCGGCTGGGTCGGCGAGGATCAGCGGTTTGCGGATTTCAAAATCTTCGACCACGAACGGCTGACCTTCGAAAAGCTGAAGGCCGGCTTCCAGGATCAAATCGACAAATCCCGCCGCGGGAAAAATAACGTGGTTCTCGACCTTGTGATCTTTAAGGAACGCCATGTGCCGGCTATCGAGCCGGGCGGTCCAGGTGGGAGTCGCGCGCGGCAGGCGCGCGTCGAGCATCCCGCGTCCGCCCGCTCCGAGCCGGCTTTCGCGCCAGTCGGCAGCTTCGTTCCACCAGCGGCTGCGATCCCACGCGTAGGCGGGCAGTGAAAGGAGACGCCGCGAGGGCGTCATGGCTTTGAAATCGAGCGCCACTCCGGCGCGATGCAGATCCATTGCCGCCTCAAGCAGCGACTCGTGTTCGCGTTCCCGGCGCACCGAAGAGATCACAACCGGTTTCGCACCGTTCCGGCCGGCCAGACATTCCGCGATGGAATGAGCGAGGGCCGGATGCGCGCCGAGTTCCAACCAGATGTCTACGCCGAAGTCCGCGATCGCGTTGATCGCTGGGGCAAACTGCACGGGTTGCCGGACGCCACGAGCCCAATGGGTCGCGTCGCCCGCGTTCCCATTAAGACGGTTGCCGGTGACAGTGCTGAAGAGCGGAACGGTTTCGGGCTGAGGAGCAAGATCAGTCAGCGCATTTTCGAGCGCGTCCGCCGCCGGCTGCATCATCGCGTGATGAAACGGGTGATCGACCCGAACGAGCCGGGCGAAGACGCCCTGCGTCTCGAGTTCCGAAAAGATTGCTTCGATGGAATGGCGCGGACCGGCCAGGGTGAGCGAGCGCGGACCGTTGAAGGCCGCGATCGAAACCGTGGCGTCGTGCTTTTCGATCAGCGACTGAGCTTCCTGTTCGCCCAGTCCCACCGCGAGCATCCTCCCTTCGCCTCGCGCGCAACCCTCCATGAAGCGCGCGCGCAAAGCCGTGATGCGCGCGCCTTGTTCGAGCGAGAACAGACCCGCAACGCAGGCCGCCGCGATTTCACTGACGCTATGGCCGAGGACGGCGGAGGGATGCACGCCCCACGATTTCCACAGCTCGGCCAGGCCGACCTGCATCGCGAAAATGGCAGGCTGCGCAATCTCAGTGCGATGCAGTTGTGAAGCTTCTTCGGCGCGGCCGAGTTCTTCCAGAAGCGAAAAGGTCGCGACTCCTTGCAACGCCGCGTCGCATTGCTCGATGACGTGACGGAAGACCGGCTCATGCTGCATCAGTTCACGGCCCATGCCCCACCATTGCGGTCCCTGTCCGCTCATGATGAATGCGACGCGCGGCGCGTGCTCTGGCCGCGCCGTGAACGAAGTCCGGACTTTCACGCTGTCTTCCTTGATCGCGAAGGCATCGAGCTCCTGGATGAGTTCGGCGATGGAGCGCGGGACAAGCGTGAGCCGATGCGCATGGTGGTTCCGCCGGTGACCGAGGGTGTAGGCCAAATCGGGCAAGACGGGCGAATCGCCGTTGAGATTCACTCGCTCCGTCAGCCATGAAGCCAGCTTCATGGCATAACCGCGAAGAGCGTCTTCCGAGCGGGCGGAAAGCACAATCGGCCAGGCGCGGTCGTCCCAGAGATGTGAGTGATCCGCATGGGGAACCGGTGGCGGCTCGGTCAGGATAACGTGCGCATTGGCGCCTCCGAATCCGAAAGA from Chthoniobacterales bacterium carries:
- a CDS encoding SDR family NAD(P)-dependent oxidoreductase; amino-acid sequence: MHKDRIAIIGIGCRFPGGVNDAESFWKLLVERRDAVTEVPGDRWNVERYFDREPAIPGKTFVKRGGFLDQIDKFDPQFFGISPREAPYVDPQHRLLLETAWEAIENAGVILDFEKGSDIAVFVGISHNDYQGIQSTAFDHFGIAPHTATGSAHSIAANRISYCLNLRGPSIAMDTACSSALTAVHAACEHIRAGRGDTALAGGVTVMITPGGFIGFSQASMLSPDGRCAAFDASANGFVRGEGAGMVLLKRLSQAIADGDPILGVIVGTAVNQDGHTNGISLPSAEAQARLVQDACKDAGVSPAQIGFVEAHGTGTAVGDPIEAHALAEALCQERSTPLPIGSVKTNMGHLETAAGVAGLVKAMLVLQHREIPGSVHFSSPSPHIDFDQLKLRVPTDLEPFPETDGERLAGINSFGFGGANAHVILTEPPPVPHADHSHLWDDRAWPIVLSARSEDALRGYAMKLASWLTERVNLNGDSPVLPDLAYTLGHRRNHHAHRLTLVPRSIAELIQELDAFAIKEDSVKVRTSFTARPEHAPRVAFIMSGQGPQWWGMGRELMQHEPVFRHVIEQCDAALQGVATFSLLEELGRAEEASQLHRTEIAQPAIFAMQVGLAELWKSWGVHPSAVLGHSVSEIAAACVAGLFSLEQGARITALRARFMEGCARGEGRMLAVGLGEQEAQSLIEKHDATVSIAAFNGPRSLTLAGPRHSIEAIFSELETQGVFARLVRVDHPFHHAMMQPAADALENALTDLAPQPETVPLFSTVTGNRLNGNAGDATHWARGVRQPVQFAPAINAIADFGVDIWLELGAHPALAHSIAECLAGRNGAKPVVISSVRREREHESLLEAAMDLHRAGVALDFKAMTPSRRLLSLPAYAWDRSRWWNEAADWRESRLGAGGRGMLDARLPRATPTWTARLDSRHMAFLKDHKVENHVIFPAAGFVDLILEAGLQLFEGQPFVVEDFEIRKPLILADPAAGVQLEISYEPADRTFTIQSRFDQGASWSLHVVGSMRGERTESGFATSTFETESNRAADNLKPVDIDAFYRYMNDLGLRYGDEFRSVRELSAAQGISAGRVTLSEASSSRAGEYPLHPVLLDGALHVFSAGRATVEARGSQLKLPVRFGRILFLHSPGASTRVRASVLECNSEFVEGRIGLYDDAGKPCVLIDGFRAISVAGVRRDTLGGTRDVLYHIDWERTPAASKPAALEPVPLRRLRDVAQAALDDVIAVRGRDRLIGVIAAQDDLAALLLCAGLREMGAEPGVDITAGTLRVAEQMRPVFEQLILKLEERGLLERAESGYRPTAAFGKAADSASAMQRGFIQRNPGHLPEVLLIAATCAELGLILRGEKDAIQVLFAGAGAEHLEQFYGDGLLTSHWLAAIAAGVQEGARALPEGRGLRILEVGAGTGGLAAQLLPSLERGLHSYTFTDVSAGFFPAALQKLTAFPEVETKVFDLEKPAAEQGFEPGSFDFVVGTNVLHAAADVRAALRNLYDLLAPGGSLFFMDVATPQLWTEAVFGLTSGWWRFTDRDLRSVHPLLGRSQWETLLREAGFSETASLPGLMGRYGEGQIGILGRKPGDAPAVTESIAQVPAEKSWLIFADEGGFGKSLADRLGAAGARCQTVRRGAAFSSSEVDGFTIRPETPGDWRQLFETFIGNADLERIVYLWNLDEGFDDEALFGTDALLHLAQALETVLPTTKLRIDAVTRGAQPAGRDEKPTAVTQAPAIGLLRVIQNEYPNCTCRGIDLPPANSTADLDLVWNELLRTEADREVALRGEARYVQRFDRGRPSIQRDLDRGVPLRLESRERGHLDALKFVPFAPPECAPGEVLIDVKAAAMNFRDVLKALALYPGEAPDARIFGDEVGGVVKAVGSEVSHVKVGDRVFGLAVFGLSTQTTARGGNVRKIPANLSFDEAATIPVVFMTSWHALKNVARVRKGERVLIHAGAGGVGMAAIQIAHYLGAEVIASAGSTVKRELLKTLGVKHVIDSRRGDFAEAVMELTDRRGVDVVLNALAGEAIPMGLSCLAEFGRFVEIGKRDIYQNSRIPLRPLRRNASFHVVAMDAVFAGDESLTREMLAEISGLVEQGALRPLPFRSFPAFNVDAAFRLMAGGKHIGKVIVSFPEAFLPRRGEPIAPKFEIKSDGCYLITGGFGGFGKVLANWLAQSGARHLVLSSRSGAATPEAEAFVQSLRDRGIEVQVVKANAGSTEDISRLFAEIRQAGQPLRGVFHLAMAIDDAVLAKLNRDRMATVIRPKALGAWLLHEATRDMPLDCFVMFSSISSIFGNPAQGNYGAANAFLDSLAHHRRALGLPALTINWGVLGGEGYVARNERVAEFLAKQGTTELSPGEVISILESSLRTASTQVAAIRVDWAKWKSFFRGSQANPLYERIFSAVEGDDSGGVTSDWRNRIESAAPAEKEAVIAQAVREVVGSVLRVKPDTLRDDQPLTDLGLDSLMGVEIENSLEAAIGVALPPTSLMRARTIGQIAALMLAHLGGGAPTAATPAMAAPQTANEVNGVADEIDFDVLSDEEIDGLIGGRGGDPSVEAISHV